One stretch of Pararhizobium qamdonense DNA includes these proteins:
- a CDS encoding transglutaminase family protein yields the protein MAIKASIYHLTHYKYDKPVRLGPQIIRLKPAAHSKTKVISHSLKVTPENHFVTLQQDPYGNYLSRYVFPDPVTEFKIEVDLVADMTVYNPFDFFIEEDAETFPFSYPEDIRDDLKIYMQPEPMSPALEAYINGIDLTPTRTIDFIVGLNARLQQKVNYIIRMEPGVQTPEETLQLALGSCRDSSWLLVQILRNLGLAARFVSGYLIQLAPDLKALDGPSGTEVDFTDLHAWCEVYIPGAGWVGLDPTSGLLTGESHIPLAATPHYRNAAPISGGLYGDANTTFDFAMTVSRVAEHPRITKPFSEESWQALNALGEHVDTVLNGADVRLTMGGEPTFVSIDDFESEEWNTGAVGPTKRDKADELIRRLRERFAPGGFLHYGQGKWYPGESLPRWTFSLYWRKDGKPIWHDPDLIAAEGKDTNVTAKEAEALITGIAAALEIEQEMVIPAFEDPAEWIIKEGSLPENVDPDNSKLESPEERARIAKVFARGLTTPTGYILPVQAWNSKAEGQKWISEKWRTRRGKIFLIPGDSPIGFRMPLGTLPYVPPSQYPYIHEADPSIPRDPLPDYGAPARALAEASRKAAAEARQKRVEQVLEAANADIRGAVRTAMSVEPRDGRLCVFMPPVERIEDYLDLVAAAEKAAADLGLPIHIEGYSPPQDERINVMRVAPDPGVIEVNIHPASNWADCVAITTAIYEEARLTRLGADKFMIDGRHTGTGGGNHVVVGGNNPNNSPFLRRPDLLKSLILHWQRHPSMSYLFSGMFIGPTSQAPRVDEARHDTLYELEIAMAQVPLPGMAQQPLPWMVDRLFRNLLTDVTGNTHRSEICIDKLFSPDGPTGRLGLVEFRGFEMPPNARMSLAQQLMVRALIARYWQNPAEGKLVRWGTTLHDRFMLPHYVWQDFLDVLNDLRANGFNIRPEWFEAQLEFRFPFCGEVEYEGAKLELRQALEPWHVMGEEGAPGGTVRYVDSSVERLQVKLETANPERYTVACNGRALPLTKTGFNGVAVAGVRYKAWQPSSGLHPNLPVNTPLTFDIYDTWSKRSIGGCIYHVAHPGGRSYDTFPVNGNEAEARRLARFEPWGHTAGAYALQPEAPSAEFPLTLDLRRPAGM from the coding sequence ATGGCGATCAAAGCAAGCATATATCACCTGACGCATTACAAGTATGACAAGCCCGTACGGCTCGGTCCCCAGATCATCCGGTTAAAGCCGGCGGCCCATTCCAAGACCAAGGTGATCAGCCACTCTTTGAAAGTCACGCCGGAAAATCACTTCGTCACGCTGCAGCAGGACCCCTACGGCAACTACCTCTCGCGCTACGTCTTTCCCGACCCGGTTACCGAGTTCAAGATCGAAGTCGATCTCGTCGCCGATATGACCGTCTACAATCCCTTCGACTTCTTCATCGAGGAAGACGCGGAGACTTTTCCCTTCTCCTACCCTGAAGATATCCGCGACGACCTGAAGATCTACATGCAGCCGGAGCCGATGAGCCCGGCGCTGGAAGCCTATATCAACGGCATCGATCTGACCCCCACCCGCACGATCGATTTCATCGTCGGCCTCAATGCCCGCCTGCAGCAGAAGGTCAACTACATCATCCGCATGGAACCCGGCGTCCAGACGCCGGAAGAGACGCTGCAGCTGGCGCTTGGCTCCTGCCGCGATTCCAGCTGGCTGCTGGTACAGATCCTGCGCAATCTCGGGCTCGCCGCCCGCTTCGTCTCCGGTTACCTGATCCAGCTCGCACCCGATCTGAAAGCGCTCGACGGCCCCTCGGGTACCGAGGTCGATTTCACCGATCTGCATGCCTGGTGCGAAGTCTATATCCCCGGCGCCGGCTGGGTCGGGCTTGATCCGACCTCTGGCCTGCTGACCGGCGAAAGCCATATCCCGCTGGCGGCCACCCCCCATTACCGCAATGCCGCGCCCATCTCCGGCGGCCTTTACGGCGATGCCAACACCACGTTCGACTTCGCCATGACCGTCAGCCGCGTGGCGGAGCATCCGCGCATCACCAAGCCGTTTTCCGAGGAAAGCTGGCAGGCGCTGAATGCGCTCGGCGAACACGTTGACACGGTGCTGAACGGCGCGGATGTGCGCCTGACCATGGGCGGCGAGCCGACCTTCGTTTCCATCGACGATTTCGAATCGGAGGAATGGAACACCGGCGCCGTCGGCCCGACCAAGCGCGACAAGGCCGACGAGCTGATCCGGCGCCTGCGCGAACGCTTCGCCCCCGGCGGCTTCCTGCATTACGGCCAGGGCAAGTGGTATCCCGGCGAAAGCCTGCCGCGCTGGACCTTCTCGCTTTATTGGCGCAAGGACGGCAAGCCGATCTGGCATGACCCGGACCTGATCGCCGCCGAAGGCAAGGATACCAATGTCACCGCCAAGGAAGCCGAAGCCCTGATCACCGGCATCGCGGCAGCCCTTGAGATCGAACAGGAAATGGTCATCCCCGCTTTCGAGGATCCGGCCGAATGGATCATCAAGGAAGGCAGCCTGCCGGAAAATGTCGATCCCGACAATTCCAAGCTTGAAAGCCCGGAAGAACGGGCGCGTATCGCCAAGGTGTTTGCCAGAGGTCTCACCACCCCGACCGGCTATATCCTGCCCGTCCAGGCCTGGAACTCCAAGGCGGAGGGACAGAAATGGATTTCCGAGAAATGGCGCACCCGCCGCGGCAAGATCTTCCTGATCCCCGGTGATTCGCCGATCGGCTTCCGCATGCCGCTCGGCACCCTGCCCTATGTGCCGCCGTCGCAATATCCCTATATCCACGAGGCCGATCCTTCGATCCCGCGCGATCCGCTGCCCGATTACGGCGCACCGGCACGGGCGCTGGCCGAGGCCTCGCGCAAGGCCGCAGCCGAAGCGCGGCAAAAGCGCGTCGAGCAGGTGCTGGAAGCGGCCAATGCCGATATTCGCGGCGCCGTGCGCACCGCCATGAGCGTCGAGCCGCGCGATGGCCGCCTCTGTGTGTTCATGCCGCCGGTCGAGCGCATCGAGGACTATCTCGACCTGGTCGCCGCAGCCGAAAAAGCCGCAGCCGATCTCGGTCTGCCTATCCATATCGAGGGCTATTCGCCGCCGCAGGACGAGCGCATCAACGTCATGCGCGTCGCACCCGACCCCGGCGTCATCGAGGTCAACATCCATCCGGCCTCCAACTGGGCCGATTGCGTCGCCATCACCACGGCGATCTACGAGGAGGCCCGTCTCACCCGCCTGGGCGCCGACAAGTTCATGATCGACGGCCGCCACACCGGCACCGGCGGCGGCAACCATGTCGTTGTCGGCGGCAACAATCCCAACAACAGCCCCTTCCTGCGCCGGCCGGATTTGCTGAAAAGCCTGATCCTGCACTGGCAGCGCCATCCATCGATGTCCTACCTGTTTTCCGGCATGTTCATCGGCCCGACCAGCCAGGCGCCGCGCGTCGATGAGGCCCGGCACGACACGCTGTACGAGCTGGAAATCGCCATGGCGCAGGTGCCCTTGCCCGGCATGGCGCAGCAACCTTTGCCCTGGATGGTCGACCGTCTGTTCCGCAATCTTTTGACCGATGTCACCGGCAACACGCACCGCTCGGAAATCTGCATCGACAAGCTGTTCTCTCCGGACGGCCCGACCGGCCGTCTCGGCCTCGTCGAATTCCGCGGCTTCGAAATGCCGCCGAATGCGCGCATGAGCCTTGCCCAGCAGCTGATGGTGCGGGCGCTGATCGCCCGCTACTGGCAAAACCCGGCCGAAGGCAAGCTGGTGCGCTGGGGCACGACCCTGCATGACCGTTTCATGCTGCCGCATTATGTCTGGCAGGATTTCCTCGACGTGCTGAACGACTTGCGCGCCAACGGCTTCAATATCCGGCCGGAATGGTTCGAAGCGCAGCTCGAATTCCGCTTCCCCTTCTGCGGCGAGGTCGAATACGAGGGCGCCAAGCTTGAGCTGCGCCAGGCGCTGGAGCCCTGGCATGTGATGGGCGAGGAAGGCGCGCCCGGGGGCACCGTGCGCTATGTCGACAGCTCGGTCGAACGGCTGCAGGTCAAGCTCGAAACCGCCAATCCCGAACGCTACACCGTGGCCTGCAACGGCCGGGCACTGCCACTGACCAAGACCGGCTTCAATGGCGTTGCGGTTGCGGGCGTCCGCTACAAGGCCTGGCAGCCCTCGTCGGGTTTGCACCCCAATTTGCCGGTTAACACGCCGCTTACATTCGATATTTATGATACATGGTCGAAGCGTTCGATCGGCGGCTGCATCTATCATGTTGCCCATCCGGGCGGGCGCAGTTACGACACTTTTCCGGTGAACGGCAATGAAGCGGAAGCACGAAGGCTCGCCCGTTTCGAACCGTGGGGGCACACGGCCGGCGCCTATGCACTTCAGCCGGAAGCCCCATCGGCAGAATTTCCCCTGACGCTCGATTTGCGGCGTCCGGCAGGCATGTAG
- a CDS encoding VOC family protein — translation MKKGHGAFVWYELMTTDTKAAETFYDDVVGWTSADSGMPDADYTLFKTNGLRVAGLMTLPQSARDMNVPPAWLGYIGVDDVDASAEKLVKLGGTVHRRPDDIPGVGRFAVVADPHGAVFALFSTSDGEMPDIKQMDPGSIGWHELMAGDIAVELPFYQEMFGWQKDEGLDMGDMGIYQLFSHDGAQIGGMMNKLAAIPAPPYWGFYFNVDALDAAIDRSNAKGGKVVNGPMEVPGGAWVVNCVDPQDAYFNLVAMKR, via the coding sequence ATGAAAAAAGGACATGGCGCATTCGTCTGGTACGAACTGATGACCACCGATACCAAGGCTGCCGAAACCTTCTATGATGACGTGGTCGGCTGGACCTCGGCCGATTCCGGCATGCCCGATGCGGATTATACGCTGTTCAAGACCAACGGCTTGCGGGTTGCCGGTCTGATGACATTGCCGCAGAGCGCCCGGGACATGAACGTTCCACCGGCCTGGCTCGGCTATATCGGCGTCGATGATGTTGATGCTTCAGCGGAAAAGCTCGTCAAGCTCGGCGGCACCGTGCACCGGCGACCGGACGATATTCCAGGCGTTGGCCGCTTCGCCGTTGTCGCCGACCCGCATGGTGCCGTCTTTGCCCTGTTCAGCACGAGCGACGGCGAAATGCCGGATATCAAGCAGATGGACCCCGGCAGCATCGGCTGGCATGAGCTGATGGCCGGCGATATTGCCGTCGAGCTTCCCTTCTATCAGGAAATGTTCGGCTGGCAGAAGGATGAGGGCCTCGATATGGGCGACATGGGCATCTACCAGCTCTTTTCCCATGACGGCGCCCAGATCGGCGGCATGATGAACAAGCTGGCCGCCATCCCGGCACCACCCTATTGGGGGTTCTACTTCAACGTCGATGCTCTCGATGCAGCCATCGACCGCTCCAACGCCAAGGGCGGCAAGGTCGTCAATGGCCCGATGGAAGTCCCCGGCGGCGCCTGGGTGGTCAATTGCGTCGATCCGCAGGACGCCTATTTCAATCTTGTGGCGATGAAACGCTGA
- a CDS encoding MarR family winged helix-turn-helix transcriptional regulator translates to MSKPIVIPFETTLHVRDTCLCLHVQRAARALARKFDEALRPLDLTNGQFSLLMSLNRPDPPGMGPVANLLAMDRTTLTAALKPLEKRGLLVTMSDDRDRRLRRMKLTPAGHALLSTAVPIWKRTHADVDDALGEGRPDRLRSDLLALA, encoded by the coding sequence ATGTCAAAGCCCATTGTGATTCCCTTCGAAACCACCCTTCATGTTCGCGACACATGCCTGTGCCTTCATGTGCAGCGCGCGGCGCGGGCTTTGGCGCGGAAATTCGACGAGGCATTGCGGCCGCTCGATCTGACCAATGGGCAATTTTCCCTGCTGATGTCGCTCAATCGGCCGGACCCGCCGGGCATGGGTCCGGTTGCCAATCTTCTGGCAATGGATCGCACCACGCTGACGGCGGCGCTGAAGCCACTGGAAAAGCGCGGGCTGCTCGTTACGATGAGTGATGACAGGGATCGCCGGCTGCGGCGGATGAAGCTGACGCCGGCAGGCCATGCGCTGCTCTCGACGGCGGTGCCGATCTGGAAGCGCACGCATGCCGATGTCGATGATGCGCTGGGCGAGGGGCGGCCGGACCGGTTGCGCTCCGACCTTCTGGCGCTTGCCTGA
- a CDS encoding class I SAM-dependent methyltransferase, translated as MTQNVYDNPEFFEGYSQLGRSVEGLDGAAEWASIQALLPDLKGKRIADLGCGFGWFCRFAWDEGAARVVGFDVSDNMLARARATSNPAIAYEKADLEVLELPQASVDLVYSSLAFHYLKDLQALLRRVHAALAPGGQLVFSTEHPIYMAPAHPGWSKDADGRTTWPVNGYLDEGPRTTDWLAKGVVKQHRTLGTLINMLIGAGFTLQHVEEWGPSLEQVAAHPEWADERERPMFLLVSARK; from the coding sequence ATGACGCAGAATGTCTACGACAATCCGGAATTTTTCGAAGGCTATAGCCAGCTCGGCCGGTCGGTCGAGGGGCTCGACGGGGCTGCCGAATGGGCGTCGATCCAGGCGTTGCTGCCGGACCTGAAGGGCAAGCGGATTGCCGATCTCGGCTGTGGGTTCGGCTGGTTCTGCCGGTTTGCCTGGGATGAGGGTGCTGCACGCGTGGTTGGCTTCGATGTGTCAGACAACATGCTGGCGCGGGCGCGCGCGACCTCAAATCCGGCGATTGCCTATGAGAAGGCCGATCTCGAAGTCCTGGAATTGCCGCAGGCGTCGGTTGACCTCGTCTACAGTTCGCTTGCCTTTCATTACCTCAAGGATCTTCAAGCGCTGCTTCGCCGCGTCCATGCGGCCCTTGCGCCCGGCGGCCAGCTGGTTTTTTCGACCGAACACCCGATCTACATGGCGCCGGCCCATCCCGGCTGGTCCAAGGATGCCGATGGGCGGACGACATGGCCGGTCAACGGTTATCTCGACGAGGGTCCGCGCACGACGGACTGGCTTGCCAAGGGCGTCGTCAAGCAGCACCGGACGCTGGGTACGCTAATCAATATGCTGATCGGCGCCGGTTTCACGCTGCAGCATGTCGAGGAATGGGGGCCGTCGCTTGAACAGGTGGCCGCCCATCCGGAATGGGCAGACGAACGCGAGCGGCCGATGTTCCTGCTGGTTTCCGCACGCAAATAA
- a CDS encoding FAD-binding oxidoreductase, translated as MSNSLLEALSAAELHCPVITAGDPDYDRYRHVWNGIADRLPRAIVRPQDVEDVQKAVRAAAASGALLAVRGGGHSLPGLSTCNDGLVLDLSLIRPIVIDNQAQTVDVGGGALLGDLDRATVPRGYIVPAGVISHTGIAGLTLGGGMGWASRKYGLTIDSLLGAEIVLASGDITWTSPTWNPELFWAIRGGGGNFGVVTRFRFQLHPFDGIVAGQWNYPFSSARQVLPVLRDLLRQQSRDLTVSFTASQSGIAVTAVWFGDSAHAPATLLPFGTLAHGAGGGLENLSYLTLQSRNDAAYAWSRRYYAKGGFWSEISDQAIGHIIDAIAHAPAPDCEIYVLQLGGAIGDVADEATAYTGRNAGFYWLCEPIWDDSTGDDGCIEWGRRNGRLLSDGSIPGNYVNEQGDTGSHIARDAYGHEKYQRLARLKARLDPANLFRLNQNIEPQE; from the coding sequence ATGTCCAATTCGCTGCTGGAAGCACTGAGCGCTGCAGAACTTCACTGTCCGGTGATCACTGCCGGTGATCCGGACTATGATCGCTACCGCCATGTCTGGAACGGCATCGCCGACCGCCTGCCGCGCGCGATCGTGCGCCCTCAGGATGTCGAGGATGTTCAAAAAGCCGTGCGGGCGGCGGCGGCCTCCGGAGCCTTACTTGCCGTGCGCGGCGGCGGCCATAGCCTGCCTGGTCTCTCCACCTGCAATGACGGGCTGGTGCTCGACCTCTCCCTGATCCGTCCCATCGTTATCGACAACCAGGCCCAGACCGTCGATGTCGGCGGCGGCGCTTTGCTCGGCGATCTCGATCGCGCAACGGTGCCACGGGGTTACATCGTGCCAGCAGGCGTAATTTCTCACACCGGCATTGCCGGACTGACGCTGGGCGGCGGCATGGGCTGGGCAAGCCGCAAATATGGCCTGACGATCGACAGCCTGCTGGGTGCCGAAATCGTGCTCGCCAGCGGCGATATCACCTGGACCAGCCCAACCTGGAACCCGGAACTCTTCTGGGCCATTCGCGGCGGAGGCGGAAATTTCGGCGTCGTCACCCGCTTCCGGTTCCAGCTGCATCCGTTCGACGGCATTGTCGCTGGCCAATGGAACTACCCGTTCAGCAGTGCCCGCCAGGTCCTCCCTGTGTTGCGCGATCTGCTGCGGCAACAATCCAGGGATCTGACCGTGTCTTTCACCGCATCGCAATCGGGGATCGCCGTCACGGCTGTTTGGTTCGGTGATAGCGCACACGCGCCAGCAACATTGTTACCGTTCGGGACCTTGGCTCACGGTGCCGGTGGCGGCCTGGAAAACCTGTCTTATCTCACGCTGCAAAGCCGCAACGACGCAGCCTATGCCTGGTCGCGCCGTTATTATGCCAAAGGCGGTTTCTGGTCCGAAATCAGCGATCAGGCCATCGGCCACATCATCGATGCGATCGCGCATGCGCCGGCGCCGGATTGCGAAATCTACGTCCTTCAGCTGGGTGGCGCGATCGGGGACGTGGCGGACGAGGCAACCGCCTATACCGGGCGCAACGCCGGCTTTTACTGGCTGTGCGAACCCATCTGGGACGACAGCACCGGCGATGACGGATGTATCGAATGGGGCCGCAGGAACGGCCGTCTACTGTCCGATGGCTCGATCCCTGGAAATTATGTCAACGAGCAGGGCGACACCGGCTCGCACATCGCCCGCGATGCCTATGGGCATGAGAAATACCAGCGCCTTGCCCGCCTCAAGGCACGCCTCGATCCGGCCAATCTGTTCCGCCTCAACCAGAACATCGAACCGCAGGAATAG
- a CDS encoding cation diffusion facilitator family transporter has product MQAEQTILKISIAVTILIACSGIAFGIVTGSFSIAFDGVYSLADASMSTLALVVARLIASDADPARGKGKLRARFSLGFWHLEPIVLGLNGILLMSVAVYALINAIISILSGGHALEFDYAILYAAITLAACLTMAAVVRRKNATIRSGFLTLDATAWLMSAGITAALLIAFIGGFFVGGTQLAWIAPYIDPAVLALVSVVIIPMPVGTVRQALSDILLMTPAPLRARIDEVAEEVVQEQAFLSHRAYVARIGRLMQVELYFIVPPGMPARTIEEWDQLRDDIGARIGSEGPNRWLTIAFTADTEWAE; this is encoded by the coding sequence ATGCAAGCCGAACAGACGATCCTGAAAATCTCAATTGCCGTGACGATCCTGATCGCCTGTTCCGGCATTGCATTCGGCATCGTCACCGGCTCCTTCTCGATCGCCTTCGACGGGGTCTACTCGCTCGCCGATGCCAGCATGAGCACACTAGCCCTTGTGGTCGCCAGGCTGATTGCCAGCGATGCGGACCCGGCCCGTGGCAAGGGCAAGCTGCGGGCGCGGTTTTCGCTCGGCTTCTGGCATCTCGAGCCGATCGTGCTCGGGCTGAACGGCATCCTGTTGATGAGCGTTGCCGTCTACGCGCTGATCAACGCCATCATCAGCATTCTCTCCGGCGGCCATGCGCTCGAATTCGATTATGCGATCCTCTATGCGGCCATCACGCTTGCGGCCTGCCTGACCATGGCCGCCGTTGTCCGCAGGAAAAACGCCACGATCCGCTCAGGATTTCTCACCCTGGACGCCACCGCCTGGCTGATGTCCGCCGGTATCACCGCCGCCCTGTTGATCGCCTTTATCGGCGGTTTTTTCGTTGGAGGCACGCAGCTTGCCTGGATCGCGCCTTATATAGATCCGGCCGTTCTGGCGCTGGTCTCCGTCGTCATCATTCCGATGCCGGTCGGTACGGTGCGCCAGGCGCTGTCCGACATCCTGCTGATGACGCCTGCGCCCTTGCGGGCAAGGATCGACGAAGTGGCGGAAGAGGTGGTGCAGGAACAGGCCTTCCTGTCCCACCGCGCCTATGTCGCCCGCATCGGACGGCTGATGCAGGTGGAGCTTTATTTCATCGTGCCACCGGGCATGCCTGCGCGCACGATCGAAGAATGGGACCAGCTGCGCGACGATATCGGCGCCCGCATCGGCAGCGAAGGCCCCAATCGATGGCTGACCATCGCTTTCACCGCCGACACGGAATGGGCGGAATAG
- a CDS encoding DUF1579 domain-containing protein: MKADLVDEHRWLQQLTGRWRLTFNPSQESGEMDGGASWEETARLLGDAWVVAEATGTMPDGSAATNILALGYDPARKLYVGSFISSVMTNLWIYEGKLDETGKVLTLDCEGPDFGNPGQTARYQDIITIRDADSRNFSSRIRRADGTWKSVMSCDYNRI, from the coding sequence ATGAAGGCAGATCTTGTGGACGAACACCGCTGGCTCCAGCAACTGACGGGACGATGGCGCCTGACGTTCAATCCTTCCCAGGAAAGCGGCGAGATGGATGGCGGCGCCAGCTGGGAGGAGACCGCCCGCTTGCTGGGCGACGCCTGGGTCGTTGCCGAGGCCACCGGCACGATGCCGGACGGCAGCGCGGCAACGAATATCCTGGCGCTTGGCTACGATCCGGCAAGGAAACTTTATGTCGGATCGTTCATCAGTTCCGTCATGACAAACCTCTGGATTTACGAGGGCAAGCTCGATGAAACCGGAAAGGTGCTGACGCTCGACTGCGAAGGCCCCGATTTCGGCAATCCCGGCCAAACCGCCCGCTACCAGGACATCATCACCATCAGGGACGCGGATAGCCGCAATTTCTCGTCCCGCATCCGCCGTGCCGACGGCACGTGGAAATCCGTCATGTCCTGCGACTACAACCGCATTTGA
- a CDS encoding VOC family protein — MTLDAIEVITLFVDDIDEAKSFYQRAFTPKVLFEDDVSAVLNFSGLLVNLLVSSEAPELVTPLPVAASSSGSRMLLTIKVDDTDAVCAELSRLGITLLNGPIDRPWGRRTAAFADPSGHVWEIAADIR, encoded by the coding sequence ATGACGCTGGACGCAATCGAGGTCATCACCCTGTTCGTCGATGATATCGATGAAGCCAAGTCATTTTATCAGCGGGCGTTTACTCCCAAGGTCCTATTTGAAGACGACGTCTCCGCCGTGCTGAATTTCTCCGGCCTGCTGGTCAATTTGCTGGTATCGAGCGAAGCACCGGAGCTGGTGACACCTTTGCCTGTGGCTGCATCATCCTCCGGCTCGCGTATGCTGTTGACGATCAAGGTTGATGACACCGACGCCGTCTGCGCCGAACTCAGCCGCCTCGGGATCACGTTGCTCAACGGCCCGATCGACCGTCCCTGGGGCCGCCGCACCGCAGCCTTCGCCGATCCTTCCGGCCATGTCTGGGAGATTGCGGCAGACATCAGGTAA
- a CDS encoding VOC family protein: MRMIFVNLPVKDISRSKAFFAGLGFGFNPDFSSDDTLCMIVEENIFVMLLQEARFKDFIIDEISDTSKATEVLTALSAASRQEVDETLAKALSLGGKEWRPVMDYGFMYGCSFQDPDGHVWELAYMEPQAAN, encoded by the coding sequence ATGAGAATGATTTTCGTCAACCTGCCGGTCAAGGATATCTCGAGGTCGAAGGCGTTTTTTGCCGGCCTCGGCTTCGGCTTCAATCCGGATTTCTCCAGCGACGATACGCTGTGCATGATCGTCGAGGAGAACATCTTCGTCATGCTCTTGCAGGAGGCGCGCTTCAAGGACTTCATCATCGATGAGATCAGCGATACCAGCAAGGCGACGGAAGTGCTGACAGCGCTGTCTGCCGCAAGCCGCCAGGAAGTGGACGAGACGCTGGCCAAAGCGCTGTCGCTCGGCGGCAAGGAATGGCGGCCGGTGATGGATTACGGCTTCATGTATGGCTGCAGCTTCCAGGACCCGGACGGCCATGTGTGGGAACTGGCCTATATGGAGCCGCAGGCGGCGAACTGA
- a CDS encoding DUF899 domain-containing protein, giving the protein MSNPVVSRDEWLEARRALLVTEKEETKLRDKIRAARQNMPWVKVDKAYLFETPQGQKTLADLFDGRSQLMIYHFMFGPDWEAGCPGCSFLSDHIDGTLAHLNNHDVTYVTVSRAPLDKIEAYKKRMGWKFPWVSSFGSDFNFDYHVSFTKEELESGKVFYNFRETSGDDANDELPGMSAFIRDEAGNIYHTYSDYARGGEEILTTLMILDRAPKGRNETSTLSFVKRHDEYDAEAKPHSCCA; this is encoded by the coding sequence TTGAGCAATCCGGTTGTATCCAGAGACGAATGGCTTGAAGCGCGCAGGGCCCTGCTCGTTACCGAAAAGGAAGAAACCAAGCTGCGCGACAAGATCCGCGCCGCCCGGCAGAACATGCCCTGGGTCAAGGTCGACAAGGCCTATCTGTTCGAGACGCCGCAGGGTCAAAAGACACTTGCCGACCTGTTCGACGGCCGCAGCCAGCTGATGATCTATCATTTCATGTTCGGCCCGGACTGGGAGGCCGGCTGCCCCGGCTGTTCTTTCCTGTCCGACCATATCGATGGCACGCTTGCCCATCTCAACAATCACGACGTCACCTATGTGACCGTCTCGCGCGCACCGCTCGACAAGATCGAAGCCTATAAGAAGCGAATGGGCTGGAAATTTCCCTGGGTCTCGTCCTTCGGCAGCGATTTCAATTTCGACTACCACGTCTCCTTCACCAAGGAAGAGCTGGAAAGCGGCAAGGTCTTTTACAATTTCCGCGAAACATCCGGCGACGACGCCAATGACGAGCTGCCTGGCATGAGCGCCTTCATCCGCGACGAGGCCGGCAATATCTACCACACCTATTCCGACTATGCCCGCGGCGGCGAGGAGATCCTGACGACATTGATGATCCTCGACCGGGCGCCCAAGGGCCGCAACGAAACATCGACACTGAGCTTCGTGAAGCGTCATGACGAATATGACGCAGAGGCAAAGCCGCATTCCTGCTGCGCCTGA